A stretch of the Vigna radiata var. radiata cultivar VC1973A chromosome 7, Vradiata_ver6, whole genome shotgun sequence genome encodes the following:
- the LOC106765938 gene encoding ammonium transporter 3 member 1-like has translation MSASSYGFPIPSSLLPSDASPEWNNKADNAWQLTAATLVGLQSVPGLVILYGSMVKRKWAVNSAFMALYAFACVLICWVSWAHGMAFGTELMPFVGKPNHALSGKFLLAKSSAGYFPMADFVFYQFAFAAITVVLLAGSLLGRMNFYAWMLFVPLWLTFSYTVGAFSIWDKYGFLEGKIIDYAGGFVIHLSSGIAGFTAAYWVGPRISYDRQNFPPNNIIHVLGGAGFLWMGWTGFNGGATFRVGEIASLAIFNTHLCTATSLLVWLTLDMIVYTKSSVIGAVQGMITGLVCITPGAGLVDSWAAVLMGVLSGSIPWYTMMVLHKKSAFFQSVDDTLGVFHTHAVAGLLGGLLSGVFAKPKLLRIMYNDDEYGPGLIYSFSKGFRQIWYQLLGAGFIIVWNVVVTSLVCVLISHIVDLRMQEEELEVGDDAAHGEEAYALWGDGERIRVPLRLHISPTIPSLCRRSFSIPLTV, from the exons ATGAGTGCAAGTTCTTATGGTTTCCCTATTCCATCATCGCTCTTGCCAAGCGATGCATCTCCCGAGTGGAACAACAAAGCAGATAATGCATGGCAACTAACGGCAGCAACCTTAGTGGGCCTTCAGAGCGTTCCTGGGCTTGTGATCCTGTACGGCAGCATGGTTAAGAGAAAATGGGCTGTGAACTCAGCCTTCATGGCCCTATACGCCTTTGCTTGTGTCCTCATTTGTTGGGTTTCATGGGCCCATGGCATGGCATTTGGGACTGAGCTTATGCCATTCGTGGGAAAGCCCAACCACGCTCTGAGTGGGAAGTTTCTGCTTGCGAAGTCAAGTGCTGGGTACTTTCCAATGGCTGACTTCGTGTTCTATCAATTTGCTTTTGCCGCAATCACTGTAGTGTTGCTTGCAGGGTCTTTGCTGGGGAGAATGAACTTCTATGCGTGGATGTTGTTTGTTCCTTTGTGGCTTACGTTCTCTTACACTGTTGGTGCATTCAGCATATGGGACAAATATGGCTTCCTTGAGggaaaaataatagattatgcTGGTGGATTCGTCATTCATTTGTCTTCTGGCATTGCAGGTTTCACAGCTGCTTATTGG GTTGGTCCAAGAATTTCATACGACAGGCAAAACTTTCCACCAAACAACATAATTCACGTGCTGGGAGGTGCAGGGTTTTTGTGGATGGGTTGGACAGGTTTTAACGGTGGAGCTACTTTCCGAGTGGGAGAAATTGCATCGTTGGCGATCTTCAACACCCATCTATGTACTGCAACAAGCCTACTGGTTTGGCTTACATTGGACATGATTGTATATACCAAGAGCTCAGTCATAGGAGCCGTACAGGGAATGATCACTGGCCTCGTCTGCATCACACCAGGTGCAG GCTTGGTGGATTCATGGGCAGCAGTATTGATGGGAGTTTTGTCTGGTTCGATTCCATGGTACACTATGATGGTGTTACACAAAAAATCAGCATTCTTTCAGAGTGTGGACGATACATTAGGAGTGTTTCACACTCATGCCGTGGCTGGTCTTCTTGGGGGTCTTCTTTCTGGCGTGTTTGCAAAACCCAAGCTTCTAAGAATAATGTATAACGATGATGAGTATGGCCCAGGCTTAATCTATAGTTTTTCTAAGGGATTTAGGCAAATATGGTACCAGTTACTTGGAGCaggttttattattgtttggaaTGTGGTTGTTACTAGCCTGGTTTGTGTTCTTATAAGCCACATTGTGGATCTTAGGATGCAAGAAGAGGAGCTTGAGGTTGGTGATGATGCTGCTCATGGGGAAGAAGCATACGCATTGTGGGGTGATGGAGAGAGAATCAGAGTCCCTCTTCGTCTCCATATAAGTCCAACCATTCCTTCTCTCTGCCGCCGAAGCTTTTCTATTCCTCTCACCGTCTAG